In a genomic window of Telopea speciosissima isolate NSW1024214 ecotype Mountain lineage chromosome 5, Tspe_v1, whole genome shotgun sequence:
- the LOC122663247 gene encoding UPF0481 protein At3g47200-like, whose product MAVDGLFIIELFRKISGHFKVYDNDPIFHSDLKSTRVVRDLVLLENQIPMSVLQTLFDLTKDPISDHFSLVQLALIFFEGASNTTISAKWTELQRSGVKFKKGSECGSLIDIKFSKGVFKIPPLLVDDCTEFFFRNLIAHEQQHSQGTHYITSYALLMDYLVNSAEDVAFLRDLGIIKNHLGDDNKVSSLFTNLCSEIYSGKFCYGDLCDKVHQYYNQPYNKWKANLKRDYCNSPWTILPVVAAILILFLTIWATLFTTLPVFNVNFKL is encoded by the exons ATGGCCGTTGATGGCTTGTTCATCATTGAGTTATTTCGGAAAATTTCAGGTCATTTTAAGGTATATGATAATGATCCCATATTCCATTCTGATTTAAAGAGCACTAGGGTTGTGCGTGATTTGGTATTGCTTGAAAATCAAATACCCATGTCAGTTCTTCAAACTTTATTCGATTTAACTAAAGATCCTATCTCTGATCATTTTTCACTTGTCCAATTAGCTCTCATTTTCTTCGAAG GAGCAAGCAACACCACAATCTCTGCCAAGTGGACGGAGCTCCAGCGTTCCGGAGTTAAATTTAAGAAGGGCTCCGAATGTGGTAGCTTGATAGATATAAAGTTTAGCAAAGGAGTATTTAAAATACCTCCACTACTTGTTGATGACTGCACAGAATTCTTTTTCAGGAACCTTATTGCTCACGAGCAACAACATTCTCAAGGTACACACTACATAACTTCATATGCCCTCTTGATGGATTACCTTGTTAACTCTGCTGAAGATGTGGCATTTCTCCGTGATCTTGGAATTATCAAGAATCACCTGGGTGATGACAATAAGGTCTCGTCTCTATTTACCAATCTCTGTAGTGAAATTTACTCTGGTAAGTTCTGTTATGGTGACCTTTGCGACAAAGTGCATCAATATTATAACCAGCCCTATAACAAATGGAAAGCGAATTTAAAGCGCGATTATTGCAACAGTCCATGGACGATCCTTCCAGTGGTTGCAGCAATTCTCATACTTTTTCTCACTATTTGGGCCACCTTATTTACCACCCTGCCTGTCTTCAATGTCAATTTCAAGCTTTAA